AGTGCGAAATACTAAATTTGCAGGATACGTATTGTGAAGCGAATAGCACTATGAGAACCCACTCAGAAGGCCACTGTCCCGCCTGCGGCGAGCCCCTCCGATTCCGACCGTGTCTCAACTGCCAGCGGCCCGGACGACCCCCCATTCGTAGTAGCGAGTGAGTCGCCGGTCGGACCGCCGAACCGCACCATCGGGGACGTTCCTCGAACGGTTCCCGAGCCGATACGAAGAGAAAACTATACTTCCCGAGGGGTCCTCCTCGGACCAATGACGGACACGACGACGATCCAAGCGCCGATGCCCGGCGTGTTCTACCGCCGCTCCGACCCCGAGAAGCCACCTCTGGCCGAACCCGGCGATCGGGTCGAGGCGGGCGAGACGATCGCCCTCATCGGCGTGATGAAGAACTTCAACGACGTCACGACGGACGTTTCGGGCACCGTCAGCGAGTTCCTCGTCG
The DNA window shown above is from Halalkalicoccus jeotgali B3 and carries:
- a CDS encoding acetyl-CoA carboxylase, which gives rise to MTDTTTIQAPMPGVFYRRSDPEKPPLAEPGDRVEAGETIALIGVMKNFNDVTTDVSGTVSEFLVENEAEIKAGDDLVVIDLE